In one Cervus elaphus chromosome 9, mCerEla1.1, whole genome shotgun sequence genomic region, the following are encoded:
- the LOC122700904 gene encoding olfactory receptor 10H4-like produces the protein MYLFTLLGNLLIMGTIWREHSLHTPMYLFLCALSISEILFTVTITPWMLADMLSTHRSITFVACASQMFFSFTFGYTHSFLLMIMGYDRYVAICHPLRYNVLMSTRDCARLVSCCWAGGSVMGMMVTLIVFHLTFCGSNEIHHFFCHIFSLLKLACGKETASLTLGVILVCVTALMACLFLIVLSYVFIVAAILRIPSAEGRHKTFSTCVSHLTIVVVHYGFASLIYLKTKGPHSMDSNILMTTTYTVFTPFLSPIIFSLRNKELKNAIKRSFRRTFCPLNS, from the coding sequence ATGTACCTGTTCACACTGCTGGGGAACCTGCTCATCATGGGCACCATCTGGAGGGAGCAcagcctccacacccccatgtacctcTTCCTGTGTGCCCTCTCCATCTCCGAGATCCTGTTCACTGTGACCATTACCCCTTGGATGCTGGCGGACATGCTCTCCACCCACCGCTCCATCACCTTTGTGGCCTGTGCCAGCCAGATGTTCTTCTCCTTTACGTTTGGCTACACCCACTCCTTCCTGCTCATGATCATGGGctatgaccgctacgtggccatctgccaccccctgCGCTACAACGTGCTCATGAGCACCCGTGACTGTGCCCGCCTTGTGTCCTGCTGCtgggctggtggctcagtcatggGGATGATGGTGACATTGATAGTTTTTCACCTCACCTTCTGTGGGTCCAATGAGATTCATCATTTTTTCTGCCatattttttccctcttgaaGTTGGCCTGTGGGAAAGAGACAGCCTCTCTCACCCTGGGTGTGATCCTGGTCTGTGTCACGGCCCTGATGGCGTGTTTATTCCTCATCGTCCTCTCCTATGTCTTCATCGTGGCTGCCATCTTGAGGATCCCCTCCGCTGAGGGCCGGCACAAGACCTTCTCcacctgtgtctcccacctcaCCATAGTGGTCGTGCACTACGGTTTTGCCTCCCTCATCTACCTCAAGACCAAGGGGCCCCATTCTATGGACAGTAACATTCTGATGACCACCACTTATACAGTCTTCACCCCCTTTCTTAGCCCAATTATTTTCAGTCTTAGGAATAAGGAGCTGAAGAATGCCATAAAGAGAAGCTTCCGCAGAACTTTCTGTCCCCTAAACTCCTAA